Below is a window of Syntrophus gentianae DNA.
CCCAGCATTATAAGCATCTCCGACGCCACGTTACGGACAAAGGGATCGTCGTCAATAACCAGGACAGTGCCCCCGCCCTGCAGAAACTCGCCCTGCTCCACCGCCTTCACCTTCTCGCCCGACTCCCATTCTACGGCCGGCAACAGGATCTTAAAGGTCGTCCCCCTGCCCACCTCACTGTAAACCTTAATTGCGCCCCGTGGCCGCGCACAATGCCGAGCACCGCCGCCAGCCCCAATCCCCGGCCAATGAACTTCGTGGTAAAGAAGGGATCGAATATCCTGCTCCGGGTTG
It encodes the following:
- a CDS encoding response regulator produces the protein NPEQDIRSLLYHEVHWPGIGAGGGARHCARPRGAIKVYSEVGRGTTFKILLPAVEWESGEKVKAVEQGEFLQGGGTVLVIDDDPFVRNVASEMLIMLGFQVLTADNGLEGLKVFRAHQAEITCVLLDLMMPEMGGEEAFRELRNLQSNVRVILSSGYNEQDVTQRFVGRGLTGFIQKPYTVANLRRVLKKALG